One part of the Solanum dulcamara chromosome 3, daSolDulc1.2, whole genome shotgun sequence genome encodes these proteins:
- the LOC129881869 gene encoding uncharacterized protein LOC129881869: MSLAIHFSAFLILFTLGIHRLLCCICNYLKNPSLCRSKTWYFSEPKWKNLDLYSLLIILPIASFSHVFLFLAFSGNNVTYKFSFLQQSLVIFFFWVLLILIVVKESFDLYAILDSLVYSFAGVCFAVEFLMNGKGLVGVSGDMYGHLGELAFACAGCCLCLAVKPSLFFVEFLFSSVLVLKGTWVLHVGLSLYTDMFSLDGCENLLVGLSKGKNDVKCDLEENKLRGTALMNLLFIVHVIVVMIMSLGLFALLNRNKSMRCGDTSGPLLAQVGSEGVLMRLPPELEIE; the protein is encoded by the coding sequence ATGTCATTAGCTATCCATTTCTCAGCATTTCTTATCCTTTTTACACTAGGTATTCATCGTCTTCTTTGTTGCATCTGTAATTACCTCAAAAACCCATCACTCTGCAGATCAAAAACATGGTATTTCTCAGAACCCAAATGGAAAAATCTTGATTTATACTCCCTTTTAATCATTCTCCCCATTGCCTCTTTCTCTCATGTATTTCTGTTCTTAGCTTTCTCAGGCAACAATGTAACGTATAAATTCTCATTCTTGCAGCAATCTCTAGTCATTTTCTTCTTCTGGGTGCTCTTGATTCTCATTGTTGTTAAAGAAAGTTTCGATCTTTATGCAATTCTTGATAGTTTGGTTTACAGTTTTGCTGGTGTTTGTTTTGCTGTTGAATTCTTGATGAATGGGAAAGGACTTGTTGGTGTTAGTGGGGATATGTATGGACATTTGGGGGAATTAGCATTTGCTTGTGCTGGCTGTTGCTTGTGTTTAGCAGTAAAGCCATCTTTATTTTTTGTGGAGTTTTTGTTTTCTTCTGTACTTGTGTTAAAAGGGACTTGGGTTTTGCATGTTGGGTTGTCGTTATATACTGATATGTTTTCTCTAGATGGATGTGAGAATCTTTTGGTGGGTTTGTCAAAGGGGAAAAATGATGTTAAATGTGATCTTGAGGAGAATAAGTTGAGGGGAACTGCATTGATGAATCTGCTGTTTATAGTGCATGTTATTGTGGTTATGATCATGAGTTTGGGGTTGTTTGCACTGTTGAATCGGAATAAGAGTATGAGATGTGGCGATACAAGTGGACCATTGCTAGCACAGGTTGGATCAGAGGGGGTGTTGATGCGTCTGCCTCCTGAGTTAGAGATAGAATGA